A window of the Cicer arietinum cultivar CDC Frontier isolate Library 1 chromosome 6, Cicar.CDCFrontier_v2.0, whole genome shotgun sequence genome harbors these coding sequences:
- the LOC101497885 gene encoding probable 2-oxoglutarate-dependent dioxygenase AOP1, producing MSSKTTLKLPQIDFTSLNLEAKSPNWELVKSQVYEALLEYGCFEAIFDEIPIELRKAIFASLEELFDLPLETKQLNVSKKPYHGYVGQYPMIPLYESMGIDDANIFDKVESMTNNFWPDGNQSFSKTIHSFSDELTKLDQIIRKMILESLGVEKYLEEHLNSSNYLLRVMKYKGPETSDTKLGLSSHTDRNIVTILYQNEVEGLEVMTKDGKWISYKPSLNSFVVMIGDSLHAWSNGRLHSPFHQVMMSGNEARYSTGLFSIPKGGYLIKAPKELVDEEHPLLFKPYDHVEFLKYYYSEKGQRDQFPMRTFCGV from the exons atgAGCTCTAAAACTACTCTAAAGCTTCCACAAATTGACTTCACAAGCCTCAATTTGGAAGCCAAAAGTCCCAATTGGGAATTAGTGAAATCTCAAGTCTATGAAGCACTATTAGAATATGGTTGCTTTGAAGCTATTTTTGATGAAATTCCTATTGAACTTCGCAAAGCCATATTTGCTTCACTAGAAGAGCTCTTTGATCTCCCTTTAGAAACCAAACAACTCAATGTGTCTAAGAAACCTTATCATGGTTATGTTGGACAATATCCTATGATTCCACTTTATGAGAGCATGGGCATTGATGATGCAAATATCTTTGACAAAGTAGAAAGCATGACCAACAACTTTTGGCCAGATGGAAACCAAAGTTTTAG CAAAACTATACATTCCTTCTCTGATGAGCTAACAAAGTTAGATCAAATCATtagaaaaatgattttggagAGTTTGGGTGTTGAAAAATACTTGGAGGAGCATTTGAACTCATCCAATTACCTTCTTCGAGTTATGAAATACAAAGGCCCTGAAACTAGTGATACAAAACTAGGCCTTTCCTCACATACTGACAGGAACATTGTGACCATATTGTACCAAAATGAAGTGGAGGGTTTAGAGGTTATGACCAAAGATGGAAAATGGATAAGCTACAAACCATCTCTAAACAGTTTCGTAGTTATGATTGGTGACTCTCTCCAt GCATGGTCAAATGGGAGGTTGCATTCTCCATTTCACCAAGTGATGATGAGTGGGAATGAGGCAAGATATTCAACAGGGTTGTTTTCTATCCCCAAAGGAGGATATCTTATAAAAGCTCCCAAGGAGCTTGTGGATGAGGAACACCCTTTGCTCTTTAAGCCTTATGATCATGTGGAGTTCCTTAAATATTATTACAGTGAAAAAGGCCAAAGGGACCAGTTTCCTATGCGCACTTTTTGTGGTGTTTAA